A DNA window from Labilithrix sp. contains the following coding sequences:
- a CDS encoding Rieske 2Fe-2S domain-containing protein has protein sequence MLLDAMLIADAPKKEVGRIPLAELKEKELVRLTYPPFDVLVAWADGNVYAIEDACNHAGASLAEGWLEGRCVVCPMHAYAFDLETGHLDRPKGLCGDQRVYEARIEGDEVAVYDTFALSIG, from the coding sequence ATGCTCCTCGACGCAATGCTCATCGCCGACGCGCCGAAGAAGGAGGTCGGGCGCATCCCGCTCGCCGAGCTCAAGGAGAAGGAGCTCGTGCGCCTGACCTATCCGCCGTTCGACGTGCTCGTCGCGTGGGCGGACGGCAACGTCTACGCGATCGAGGACGCGTGCAACCACGCCGGCGCGAGCCTCGCCGAGGGCTGGCTCGAAGGTCGCTGCGTCGTGTGCCCGATGCACGCGTACGCGTTCGACCTCGAGACCGGCCACCTCGATCGCCCGAAGGGCCTCTGCGGCGATCAGCGCGTCTACGAGGCGCGGATCGAAGGCGACGAGGTCGCGGTCT